One window of the Rufibacter radiotolerans genome contains the following:
- the nfi gene encoding deoxyribonuclease V (cleaves DNA at apurinic or apyrimidinic sites), giving the protein MAWPNHLPPPDPKIVKELTEKQEQLRQQVILQKPDFELKLLAGCDSSFIGENILSVFVVLTYPELELVEKVYHYGPVELPYIPGFLAFREAPNLVKAYEKLQHKPDLIMVDGHGIAHPRRLGIASQLGVLLNKPTMGVAKKVLTGKHEEPAMEKGSITPLTHRGELIGEVIRTKDKVKPVFVSPGHLMDQETATAIALKTAIKHKLPEPTRLADHYAEVFKAEVR; this is encoded by the coding sequence ATGGCCTGGCCCAACCATCTTCCGCCCCCAGATCCAAAGATTGTCAAAGAATTAACCGAGAAGCAGGAGCAACTCCGGCAGCAGGTTATCCTCCAGAAACCAGACTTTGAGCTGAAGTTGCTGGCAGGTTGTGACTCATCGTTTATAGGGGAGAACATCTTGTCGGTGTTTGTGGTCTTGACCTACCCGGAGCTGGAACTGGTGGAGAAGGTGTACCACTACGGGCCGGTGGAGTTGCCCTACATTCCAGGATTTCTGGCGTTCAGGGAGGCGCCCAACCTGGTCAAGGCCTATGAAAAACTGCAGCACAAACCAGACCTGATCATGGTAGACGGCCACGGCATTGCGCACCCGCGCCGCCTGGGCATTGCCAGCCAACTGGGCGTGCTCCTGAACAAACCTACCATGGGCGTGGCCAAGAAAGTGCTCACGGGCAAGCACGAGGAACCGGCTATGGAGAAAGGCAGCATTACGCCCCTCACCCACCGCGGCGAACTCATTGGCGAAGTGATCAGGACCAAGGACAAGGTGAAACCGGTGTTTGTGTCGCCGGGGCATTTAATGGACCAGGAAACTGCCACGGCCATCGCTTTGAAAACAGCCATCAAACACAAACTACCGGAACCCACCCGCCTGGCCGACCACTACGCTGAGGTGTTCAAAGCCGAGGTTCGGTAA
- a CDS encoding cellulase N-terminal Ig-like domain-containing protein: MKKRKLYSLVLLLLGAFQYATGQDLKLNDREYFEQQGVNVLVYNNLFTGGFNDEKNAGIELIHHGVRTAQGGAVRLSNTPEQWDLVPDILNRKVDRAAKTIEATLRYKEYNFDSRVVVTAKGKGVEIAVYLDKPLPKALEGSAGFNLEFLPSQYWAKNYLVDGRPNLFPRYVVGNTVTKPNSQKPKQYKGYVTSDDRGTGKFIDPLPLETGRTFLFAPDAPERMVKITSPDTDLMLFDGRMLAQNGWFVVRSLLPAGKTGKVLTWTIEPNAIKDWVREPNIGFSQVGYLPAQPKVAVIELDKKDKPAKSAFIFKVGDDGKATKVFSGAIKPWGDYFKYHYVKFDFSAVKTPGIYYIQYGGNKTNNFLIGDHVYSKITDATSDIWIPIHMNHMFVNEAYRVWHGEPFKDGYLQAPPNTDHFDLHAQGPTTDTKFKPLEVIPGLNVGGFFDAGDFDIETGSNISVVQNFVKTWESFKPLRDQTFIDQKQRYVDLHRPDGTPDVLQFIEHGTLNLVAQAEILGHMAQTLSNSVLDNYHHLGDAASLTDGLPYNPKLGPYEVAKDGRSSGVKDDLWAFTSREPELDLRAATMFAAASRALKGYNDDLSARALTQSKRLLKEATALMANQKQDTSGRGNAANMATNLQLYIATSEKQYLDRFQELLWPALERNVSANLLTALDAIPHLDASYKEKLRPYVVKYKEYIAGLEKNNPYGVPIGLTNWAGSGDVTAFGTTVCFASKYFPEIIDASHAFKATNYLFGAHPYHNYSLVATVGATRPKAVFYGNNRADFSFIPGNVAPGILFRKPDHFENYDDWPFLWGQNEGTIGGNTAYLIFGSAFKNLVK; this comes from the coding sequence ATGAAAAAACGAAAATTATACTCCCTGGTATTGCTGCTACTAGGGGCATTCCAGTATGCTACGGGCCAGGACTTGAAACTCAATGACCGGGAGTATTTTGAGCAGCAAGGCGTCAATGTGCTGGTGTACAATAACCTTTTTACCGGAGGCTTCAATGATGAGAAGAACGCCGGGATAGAACTGATTCACCATGGCGTGAGAACAGCGCAGGGCGGCGCGGTTCGGCTCTCCAACACGCCGGAGCAATGGGACCTTGTACCTGACATACTAAACCGGAAGGTGGACCGGGCGGCAAAGACCATAGAAGCAACGCTACGCTACAAAGAGTACAACTTTGATTCACGGGTAGTGGTGACGGCCAAGGGGAAAGGCGTAGAGATAGCGGTTTACCTGGACAAACCCCTCCCCAAAGCATTGGAAGGAAGTGCCGGGTTTAACCTGGAGTTTCTGCCCTCACAATATTGGGCGAAGAACTATCTGGTGGATGGGCGCCCTAATCTCTTCCCGCGCTATGTGGTGGGCAATACGGTGACCAAACCTAACAGCCAGAAACCGAAGCAATACAAAGGCTATGTGACCTCAGATGACCGGGGCACCGGCAAATTCATTGATCCCCTTCCGCTGGAAACCGGCCGCACCTTTCTCTTTGCCCCTGATGCCCCGGAACGGATGGTAAAAATCACTTCGCCAGATACTGACCTGATGCTGTTTGACGGCCGCATGCTGGCCCAGAACGGCTGGTTTGTGGTGCGCAGCCTGCTCCCGGCCGGCAAAACAGGCAAGGTATTGACTTGGACCATAGAGCCAAACGCCATCAAAGATTGGGTAAGAGAGCCCAACATTGGCTTCTCCCAAGTGGGCTACCTTCCTGCGCAACCAAAAGTGGCGGTTATTGAACTAGACAAGAAAGATAAACCAGCTAAAAGCGCCTTCATCTTTAAAGTAGGCGACGACGGCAAAGCCACCAAAGTGTTCAGCGGCGCTATTAAACCCTGGGGCGACTACTTCAAGTACCACTATGTGAAATTTGATTTCTCTGCGGTGAAGACGCCCGGTATCTACTACATCCAGTACGGAGGCAACAAGACCAATAATTTCCTCATTGGCGATCACGTGTACAGCAAGATCACCGATGCTACCAGCGACATCTGGATTCCCATCCACATGAACCACATGTTTGTGAACGAAGCCTACCGGGTGTGGCACGGCGAACCTTTCAAGGATGGTTACCTCCAGGCTCCGCCCAACACCGATCACTTTGACCTTCACGCGCAAGGCCCCACCACCGATACTAAGTTTAAACCGCTGGAAGTAATTCCTGGCCTGAACGTAGGCGGCTTTTTTGATGCCGGGGATTTTGACATTGAGACCGGGTCTAACATTAGCGTGGTGCAGAACTTTGTCAAAACCTGGGAAAGTTTCAAGCCCTTGCGTGACCAGACGTTCATTGACCAGAAGCAACGGTACGTAGACCTTCACCGCCCCGATGGGACCCCAGACGTGCTGCAGTTCATTGAGCACGGCACCCTTAACCTGGTAGCCCAGGCAGAGATTCTAGGTCACATGGCCCAAACGCTCTCTAACTCGGTGCTGGATAATTACCACCACCTGGGTGACGCCGCCTCTTTAACAGACGGTCTTCCCTACAACCCTAAGTTGGGCCCTTACGAAGTAGCCAAGGATGGCCGGTCCAGCGGCGTGAAGGATGATCTATGGGCCTTTACCAGCCGTGAACCCGAACTGGATCTCAGGGCCGCCACCATGTTTGCCGCCGCCAGCCGGGCCTTGAAGGGATACAACGACGATCTATCGGCAAGAGCATTGACACAGTCAAAAAGACTCTTGAAAGAAGCGACCGCTTTAATGGCCAATCAGAAGCAGGATACATCTGGCCGGGGCAATGCCGCCAACATGGCTACCAACCTCCAACTGTACATTGCCACTTCTGAAAAGCAATACCTTGATAGATTTCAGGAGCTTCTATGGCCTGCTCTGGAGCGTAACGTGAGTGCTAATTTGTTAACGGCCCTGGATGCTATCCCGCACCTGGACGCCTCTTATAAAGAAAAGCTCCGTCCGTATGTAGTGAAGTACAAAGAATACATTGCCGGCCTTGAAAAGAATAACCCTTATGGAGTGCCCATTGGCCTAACCAACTGGGCAGGCAGCGGAGACGTGACGGCCTTTGGGACCACCGTTTGCTTTGCCAGCAAATACTTTCCTGAGATCATTGACGCCAGCCATGCGTTCAAAGCGACCAACTATCTGTTTGGCGCCCACCCGTATCACAATTATTCTTTAGTAGCCACAGTGGGTGCCACACGCCCCAAAGCAGTTTTCTACGGGAATAACCGGGCTGATTTCTCCTTTATTCCAGGCAACGTGGCTCCCGGTATCTTATTCAGAAAACCAGACCATTTTGAGAACTACGACGACTGGCCTTTTCTGTGGGGACAGAACGAAGGCACCATTGGCGGAAATACCGCTTATTTGATCTTTGGATCAGCGTTTAAGAATCTGGTGAAGTAA
- a CDS encoding NADP-dependent isocitrate dehydrogenase produces the protein MTKNTAKIIYTITDEAPALATHSFLPIVKAFTKAADIEVETRDISLAGRILATFPENLTAEQKQADDLAELGDLAKTPEANIIKLPNISASIPQLTAAIKELQAQGYNIPDYPADPQTDAEKEIKARYAKVLGSAVNPVLREGNSDRRVADAVKQYAKKHPHSMGAWTADSKTHVAHMTGGDFYGSEQSVVVEQPTEVRIELVGASGAPKVLKDKLSLKAGEVIDAAVMSKKALRAFFEKEIADAKANGLLLSLHLKATMMKVSDPIMFGHAVTVFFKDVFAKHADTFKQLGVDPNNGLGDVYNKIESLPADQKAAIEADLKAAYENGPALAMVDSDKGITNLHVPSDVIIDASMPAAIRSSGKMWGADGKLHDTKALIPDRSYAGIYQEIIQFCKENGAFDPKTMGTVPNIGLMAQKAEEYGSHDKTFQITEAGTVRVVTADGTTLMEHQVEEGDIWRMCQTKDLPIQDWVKLAVTRARITNTPAIFWLDEKRAHDANLIKKVERYLKDHDTNGLDIQIMSPVKAIRYTSERAKAGKDTISVTGNVLRDYLTDLFPIIELGTSAKMLSIVPLLDGGGLFETGAGGSAPKHVQQFMEENYLRWDSLGEFLALAVSLEDLAYKTKNQKAEVLAEALNAANAEFLEKDKSPSRKVGGIDNRGSHFYLALYWAQALAEQTKNQELKDRFSNLAKQLTENESKIVEEQIAAQGKPVDLGGYYHPDLAKAEKAMRPSATLNTFLQQF, from the coding sequence ATGACGAAAAATACCGCTAAAATCATTTATACCATCACAGATGAGGCGCCGGCCCTGGCCACGCACTCGTTCCTGCCCATTGTAAAGGCCTTCACCAAGGCAGCCGACATTGAAGTAGAAACCAGAGACATTTCCCTGGCCGGCCGTATTCTGGCTACCTTCCCGGAGAACCTGACGGCTGAGCAAAAGCAGGCCGATGACCTGGCGGAACTGGGCGACCTGGCCAAGACCCCCGAAGCCAACATCATTAAATTGCCCAACATCTCTGCCTCTATTCCGCAGCTCACCGCGGCCATTAAAGAACTGCAGGCCCAGGGCTACAACATCCCAGATTATCCGGCAGACCCGCAAACCGACGCCGAGAAAGAGATCAAGGCCCGTTACGCCAAGGTATTGGGCAGCGCCGTAAACCCTGTCCTGCGTGAGGGGAACTCTGACCGCCGCGTGGCCGATGCCGTAAAGCAGTACGCCAAAAAACACCCGCACTCCATGGGTGCCTGGACGGCAGATTCTAAAACGCACGTGGCTCATATGACCGGCGGCGATTTCTACGGCAGTGAGCAATCTGTGGTAGTGGAGCAGCCCACCGAGGTGCGCATTGAACTGGTAGGCGCCAGCGGTGCTCCCAAGGTATTGAAAGACAAGCTCAGCCTAAAGGCCGGCGAGGTGATTGATGCCGCCGTAATGAGCAAAAAAGCCCTGCGCGCCTTCTTTGAAAAAGAGATCGCAGATGCCAAGGCCAACGGCTTGCTGTTGTCGCTGCACCTGAAAGCTACCATGATGAAGGTTTCTGACCCTATCATGTTTGGCCACGCGGTAACCGTGTTCTTCAAAGACGTTTTTGCTAAGCACGCCGATACCTTCAAGCAGCTGGGCGTTGACCCTAACAACGGCTTAGGCGATGTGTACAACAAAATTGAGAGCCTGCCAGCAGATCAGAAGGCCGCCATTGAGGCCGACCTGAAAGCCGCCTATGAAAATGGCCCTGCCTTGGCTATGGTAGACTCTGACAAAGGCATTACCAACCTACACGTACCTAGTGACGTGATTATTGATGCCTCTATGCCGGCCGCCATCCGGTCATCAGGTAAAATGTGGGGTGCCGATGGTAAGCTGCATGACACCAAAGCCCTGATCCCAGACCGCAGCTATGCCGGTATTTACCAGGAGATTATCCAGTTCTGCAAAGAGAACGGCGCCTTTGACCCTAAAACCATGGGCACCGTGCCTAACATTGGCTTAATGGCCCAGAAGGCTGAGGAATACGGTTCGCATGACAAAACCTTCCAGATCACGGAGGCCGGTACCGTACGCGTGGTGACCGCCGATGGCACTACCTTAATGGAGCACCAAGTGGAGGAAGGCGATATCTGGAGAATGTGCCAGACCAAAGACCTGCCTATCCAGGACTGGGTGAAACTGGCCGTTACCCGTGCCCGCATCACCAACACGCCGGCCATTTTCTGGTTAGATGAGAAGCGCGCGCATGACGCCAACCTGATCAAGAAAGTAGAGCGTTATCTCAAAGACCATGACACCAACGGCCTTGATATCCAGATCATGTCTCCGGTGAAAGCCATTCGGTACACCTCTGAGCGCGCCAAAGCCGGCAAAGACACCATCTCGGTGACCGGTAACGTACTGCGTGATTACCTAACGGATTTGTTCCCGATTATTGAGTTGGGTACCAGCGCCAAGATGCTTTCCATTGTGCCTCTGCTAGACGGCGGCGGACTGTTTGAGACCGGTGCTGGTGGTTCTGCCCCTAAGCACGTGCAGCAGTTCATGGAAGAAAACTACCTGCGTTGGGATTCCCTGGGCGAGTTCCTGGCCCTGGCTGTTTCATTAGAAGACCTGGCCTACAAAACCAAAAACCAAAAAGCCGAGGTTCTGGCCGAAGCCCTGAACGCGGCCAATGCCGAGTTCCTGGAGAAAGACAAGTCACCGTCTAGAAAAGTAGGGGGCATTGACAACCGCGGTAGCCACTTCTACCTGGCGCTTTACTGGGCCCAGGCCTTAGCTGAGCAGACCAAAAACCAGGAGTTGAAAGACCGTTTCTCTAACCTGGCTAAGCAGCTCACCGAGAACGAGAGCAAGATTGTGGAAGAGCAGATTGCCGCCCAAGGCAAACCAGTGGATTTAGGCGGGTACTATCACCCAGACCTGGCCAAAGCCGAGAAAGCCATGCGCCCAAGTGCTACGTTGAACACGTTCCTGCAGCAGTTCTAG
- a CDS encoding SPFH domain-containing protein, whose protein sequence is MTRPVLTSIISGLLILVFAITATQSCTRIDAGHEGILVKMYGTEKGVQDVSLVTGRVWFNPFTEDVYEFPTFIQTQDYTAFTVNARDGSVFTVDPTISFFVKPGASPQIFKKYRKPIDVIAQTTLLNYVKDAFRIRLNQYSTEEIISKRQQFEAQVQSTLDSALQKDGFKLEQMTSGLSYPEEIVRAVNLKNRAVQQAMQVENELKVAEAQARKKIVEAQAEADANRLRQQTLTPLLIQQQFIEKWNGATPLYGNSPVFFKNME, encoded by the coding sequence ATGACCCGCCCCGTCCTCACCAGCATTATCTCTGGTCTGTTAATTCTAGTGTTCGCCATTACGGCTACCCAGTCCTGCACCCGTATTGACGCCGGGCATGAAGGAATTCTGGTAAAAATGTACGGCACCGAGAAAGGCGTGCAAGATGTGTCCCTGGTGACGGGCCGCGTCTGGTTCAACCCTTTCACCGAGGACGTGTATGAGTTCCCTACCTTCATCCAGACCCAGGACTATACCGCTTTCACGGTCAATGCCCGAGACGGGTCGGTGTTCACTGTTGACCCCACTATTTCCTTTTTCGTGAAGCCGGGGGCGTCACCTCAGATTTTCAAGAAGTACCGCAAGCCCATTGATGTGATCGCGCAGACCACGCTGCTTAACTACGTGAAAGACGCCTTCAGAATCAGGCTGAACCAGTACAGCACCGAGGAGATCATTTCTAAGCGCCAGCAGTTTGAGGCCCAGGTACAGTCTACCCTGGACTCGGCGCTGCAGAAAGACGGCTTCAAGCTGGAGCAGATGACCAGCGGCCTCTCTTACCCAGAGGAAATTGTACGGGCCGTGAACCTGAAGAACCGCGCCGTGCAGCAGGCCATGCAGGTAGAGAACGAACTGAAGGTTGCCGAGGCCCAGGCCCGCAAAAAGATAGTGGAGGCCCAGGCCGAAGCCGATGCTAACCGCCTGCGCCAACAGACCCTCACGCCGCTGCTCATCCAGCAACAGTTCATTGAGAAATGGAACGGTGCCACCCCTCTTTACGGCAATTCGCCGGTGTTCTTCAAAAACATGGAGTAG
- the clpB gene encoding ATP-dependent chaperone ClpB, whose protein sequence is MNFNNYTIKSQEAVQKATEIAGVNQQQAIETGHLLKGILQTDENVSNFYFKKLGVNINQLNTRLDEVVNGYPKVSGGSPYLGNDAAAALQKATSYLKEFGDEYVAIEHLLLGLLGGKDKVATLLKDAGITEKGLKAAIKELRGDSKVTDQNAEAKYNSLKRYAIDLNEQARQGKIDPVIGRDEEIRRVLQILSRRTKNNPILLGEPGVGKTAIVEGLAQRIVSGDVPENLKSKTIMNLDMGLLVAGAKYKGEFEERLKAVIKEVVDAEGEIVLFIDEIHTLIGAGGGGESAMDAANLLKPALARGELHAIGATTLKEYQKYFEKDKAMERRFQAVTVDEPSIPDAVSILRGIKDKYELHHGVRIKDDAIIAAVELSSRYITDRFLPDKAIDLIDEAASKLRIEMDSLPVELDEVQRKIMQLEIEREAIRRENDKEKENQLSKEIADLSETRDALRARWQSEKQVIEGIQKEKEAIDHYKLEAEQAERAGDYGRVAELRYGKIQEAEAKLKELQDQVKQQQEGEHMLQEEVTAEDIAEVVAKWTGVPVNKMLQSDREKLLHLEEELGRRVAGQEEAIAAISDAVRRSRAGLQDPKRPIGSFIFLGTTGVGKTELAKALADFLFNDENAMVRIDMSEYQERHAVSRLIGAPPGYVGYDEGGQLTEAVRRKPYSVILLDEIEKAHPDVFNILLQVLDDGRLTDNKGRVANFKNTIIIMTSNIGAHLIQENFQDLDEKNPEPTIERTKEEVFELLKKTLRPEFLNRIDELIMFRPLSSKEIRKIVEIQFRHIQERLEDSGIRLEATDEVLDFLSREGYDPQFGARPLKRVLQRRILNELSKAILSGDIRKDAVVEAVLDRDQIRFVNIDIDLPVSR, encoded by the coding sequence ATGAACTTTAACAACTATACCATCAAATCGCAGGAGGCGGTGCAGAAGGCCACGGAGATTGCCGGCGTCAACCAGCAGCAGGCCATTGAGACCGGCCACCTGCTCAAGGGCATCCTGCAAACCGATGAGAACGTCTCCAACTTCTATTTCAAGAAGCTGGGCGTGAACATCAACCAACTCAATACCCGCCTGGACGAGGTGGTGAACGGCTACCCCAAGGTCAGCGGCGGAAGTCCGTATTTGGGAAATGACGCGGCGGCGGCCCTGCAAAAGGCTACCTCTTATCTGAAAGAATTCGGCGATGAGTACGTGGCCATTGAACACTTGCTACTAGGCTTACTGGGCGGCAAAGACAAAGTAGCCACCCTGCTCAAAGACGCGGGCATCACCGAGAAAGGCCTGAAAGCGGCTATCAAAGAACTGCGCGGCGACTCCAAAGTCACTGACCAGAACGCCGAGGCCAAGTACAACTCGCTCAAGCGCTACGCCATTGACCTGAACGAGCAGGCGCGCCAGGGCAAGATTGACCCCGTGATTGGCCGCGACGAGGAAATCCGCCGGGTGCTCCAGATCCTGAGCCGCCGGACCAAGAACAACCCTATTCTTCTGGGGGAACCGGGCGTGGGTAAAACCGCCATTGTGGAGGGCCTGGCCCAGCGTATTGTGTCTGGCGACGTACCTGAGAACCTCAAGTCTAAAACCATTATGAACCTGGACATGGGCCTGCTGGTGGCGGGCGCCAAGTACAAGGGTGAGTTTGAGGAACGCCTCAAAGCGGTCATCAAAGAAGTGGTGGACGCCGAGGGCGAGATTGTGCTCTTTATTGACGAGATCCACACCTTGATTGGCGCGGGCGGAGGTGGCGAAAGCGCCATGGACGCGGCCAACCTCTTAAAACCAGCCCTGGCCCGTGGCGAACTGCATGCCATTGGCGCCACCACGCTCAAAGAGTACCAGAAGTACTTTGAGAAAGACAAAGCCATGGAGCGCCGGTTCCAGGCCGTGACCGTAGATGAGCCCAGCATTCCAGACGCCGTTTCCATCTTACGCGGTATCAAAGACAAGTATGAACTGCACCACGGGGTGCGTATTAAAGACGATGCCATTATTGCCGCCGTGGAACTCTCCAGCCGTTACATCACCGACCGGTTCCTGCCCGACAAGGCCATTGACCTGATTGACGAGGCGGCCTCCAAGCTGCGCATTGAGATGGACTCTCTGCCGGTAGAGCTGGACGAGGTGCAGCGCAAGATCATGCAGCTGGAAATTGAGCGCGAAGCCATCCGGAGGGAAAACGACAAGGAAAAGGAAAACCAACTCTCCAAAGAGATCGCCGACCTGAGCGAAACCCGTGATGCCCTGCGTGCCAGATGGCAGAGCGAGAAGCAGGTCATTGAAGGCATCCAGAAAGAGAAAGAGGCTATTGACCACTACAAACTGGAAGCCGAGCAGGCCGAACGTGCCGGTGATTACGGCCGCGTGGCGGAGTTGCGCTACGGAAAGATCCAGGAAGCCGAGGCCAAGCTGAAAGAACTGCAGGATCAGGTGAAACAACAGCAGGAAGGCGAGCACATGCTGCAGGAAGAAGTCACCGCAGAGGACATTGCCGAAGTAGTGGCCAAATGGACCGGCGTACCGGTGAACAAAATGCTGCAGAGCGACCGCGAGAAATTGCTGCACCTGGAAGAAGAACTGGGCCGGCGCGTGGCCGGTCAGGAGGAAGCCATTGCCGCCATTTCTGATGCCGTGCGCCGCAGCCGGGCCGGGCTGCAGGACCCCAAGCGCCCCATCGGGTCGTTTATCTTCCTGGGGACAACCGGGGTGGGTAAAACTGAACTGGCGAAGGCCCTCGCGGACTTCCTGTTCAATGACGAGAACGCCATGGTGCGCATTGACATGAGCGAGTACCAGGAACGCCACGCCGTGAGCCGCCTGATCGGGGCGCCTCCAGGATACGTGGGTTATGATGAAGGCGGCCAACTGACTGAGGCCGTGCGCCGGAAACCCTATTCTGTCATTCTGCTGGACGAGATTGAGAAGGCGCACCCAGACGTGTTCAACATCTTGCTACAGGTACTGGATGACGGTAGGTTAACGGACAACAAAGGCCGGGTAGCCAACTTCAAGAACACCATTATCATCATGACCTCTAACATTGGGGCGCACCTTATCCAGGAGAACTTCCAGGATCTGGACGAGAAGAACCCTGAGCCCACCATTGAGAGAACCAAGGAAGAGGTGTTTGAGCTCCTGAAGAAAACGCTCCGGCCGGAGTTCCTTAATAGGATTGACGAGCTGATCATGTTCCGTCCGTTGAGCTCCAAAGAGATCCGGAAGATTGTGGAGATTCAGTTCCGCCACATTCAGGAGCGACTGGAGGACAGCGGCATCCGTCTGGAAGCCACCGACGAGGTACTGGACTTCCTGAGCCGCGAGGGTTACGACCCGCAGTTTGGGGCCCGCCCATTGAAACGCGTGCTGCAGCGCCGTATCCTCAATGAGCTCTCCAAAGCCATTCTATCTGGTGACATCCGCAAAGATGCCGTGGTAGAAGCGGTGCTGGACCGAGACCAGATCAGGTTCGTGAACATTGACATTGATCTGCCGGTGAGCCGCTAA
- a CDS encoding HupE/UreJ family protein, with the protein MSSVFSTYLQLGFQHISDWRAYDHMVFVLAMCAVYSGSEWRRILALITSFTIGHSITLALSTLEIIKFNTALIELLIPVTILLTCIYNFTQLGTCQRRSTTAWALNNVLAVGFGLVHGMGFSNYLKSLLGQGQNIVLELFAFNVGIELGQLLIVVFVLLLNFMLTRMLPVKKRDWVLGVSSAAGAIALMLILDQDFTAIF; encoded by the coding sequence GTGTCTTCTGTCTTCTCTACTTATCTCCAATTAGGGTTTCAGCATATTTCAGATTGGCGTGCCTATGACCACATGGTGTTTGTGCTGGCTATGTGCGCCGTGTACTCCGGCAGTGAGTGGCGCCGCATTCTGGCCCTCATAACCAGTTTCACCATTGGGCACTCCATCACGCTGGCGCTGTCCACGCTGGAGATCATCAAATTCAATACCGCCCTCATTGAGCTTCTGATCCCTGTCACTATTCTGCTCACCTGTATCTACAATTTCACGCAGTTGGGCACTTGCCAGCGTCGCAGCACCACGGCCTGGGCGCTGAACAACGTGCTGGCCGTTGGGTTTGGCTTGGTGCATGGCATGGGCTTCTCTAATTACCTCAAATCTCTGCTGGGCCAGGGCCAGAACATTGTGCTGGAATTGTTCGCATTTAACGTAGGTATTGAGCTGGGGCAATTGCTGATTGTAGTCTTCGTGTTACTGCTAAACTTTATGCTGACCCGCATGTTACCTGTTAAGAAACGCGACTGGGTTTTGGGGGTGAGCAGTGCCGCCGGGGCCATTGCCTTAATGCTTATTTTGGATCAGGATTTTACGGCTATTTTTTAG
- a CDS encoding J domain-containing protein has product MLAESYRVLQVPFGTDMPQVRHAYRRLVLQYHPDRNREAGAQEMFLRVQAAYEYLQRFHNVVPVTAYATAGAASASQPKPQPVSDWDRYQYVYDPPADPKEYNAWAAVARERARKQKEKDHAAYIRATLAMKKKWWYPVARYGSYGVLLFGVLVGASFISIPIFFLLNGYFKPSLMGIITVPMGLKIVQVMLAFRVDIRKHFGEDLPETVS; this is encoded by the coding sequence ATGCTCGCCGAGTCTTACCGTGTGCTGCAAGTCCCATTTGGCACAGACATGCCCCAGGTAAGGCATGCGTACCGGCGGCTGGTGCTCCAGTACCACCCAGACCGTAACCGCGAAGCCGGGGCGCAGGAAATGTTTTTGCGGGTACAGGCCGCCTATGAATACCTGCAGCGTTTCCACAACGTGGTGCCCGTTACCGCCTATGCCACCGCCGGCGCAGCCTCCGCCTCACAGCCTAAACCGCAGCCCGTTTCAGACTGGGACCGTTACCAGTATGTGTATGACCCGCCGGCAGACCCCAAGGAATACAATGCCTGGGCCGCCGTGGCCCGTGAACGCGCCCGCAAACAGAAGGAAAAAGACCACGCCGCCTACATACGCGCTACGCTGGCCATGAAAAAGAAATGGTGGTACCCCGTGGCCCGCTACGGCAGCTATGGCGTCCTGCTTTTTGGCGTACTGGTGGGCGCTTCCTTTATCTCCATCCCTATATTCTTTTTGCTGAATGGCTACTTCAAACCCAGCCTCATGGGAATTATCACGGTGCCCATGGGCCTGAAAATAGTGCAGGTAATGCTGGCGTTTAGGGTAGACATTAGAAAGCATTTCGGGGAGGACCTGCCGGAGACCGTTTCCTAG